In the genome of Myroides phaeus, one region contains:
- a CDS encoding BT_3928 family protein — MKIIAQLSRIFVGVLFILSGLVKLNDPMGFSYKLEEYFSEAVLNLPFLIPYAVALAVVLVIAEVVLGVALLVGYKRKWTLTLLFLMIIFFTFLTFYSAYYNKVTDCGCFGDAIALTPWGSFTKDVVLLVLLLIILRDREVVQPLFPGKTNGTLVFASLVLSGFMGYWVLNHLPLKDFRAYKVGTDIMKGMEIPEDAPRAVYEMSFYYDVNGEERKFSDKELTKLPEGAKFIRREDKLISEGFQPAIHDLSMDKDGEDFLGEMLAEPKLVWIIAYDLTRADEKGLEAMKDFANKAIVNGYIVAGMSASAQNLVEDVQKKYNLPFDFYSCDGTTLKTIERGNPSIVVLENGVIVEKKHWNDREKVTLK, encoded by the coding sequence ATGAAAATCATTGCTCAACTATCGCGCATATTTGTAGGTGTTTTATTCATCTTGTCAGGATTAGTTAAGTTAAATGACCCAATGGGGTTTTCTTACAAATTGGAAGAATACTTCTCTGAGGCTGTTTTAAACTTACCTTTTCTAATTCCTTATGCTGTTGCTTTAGCCGTTGTATTGGTTATTGCTGAAGTGGTTTTAGGGGTGGCTTTATTGGTAGGATACAAGCGCAAGTGGACTTTGACTTTGCTTTTTTTAATGATTATATTCTTTACATTCCTAACTTTTTACTCTGCTTATTACAACAAAGTAACTGATTGTGGGTGTTTTGGAGATGCAATTGCACTAACGCCTTGGGGCTCGTTTACCAAAGATGTGGTGTTGTTAGTCTTGCTTTTAATCATCTTAAGAGATAGAGAGGTGGTACAACCTTTATTCCCTGGTAAAACGAATGGTACTCTTGTATTCGCTTCATTGGTATTGAGTGGTTTTATGGGGTATTGGGTGTTAAATCACTTGCCTTTGAAAGACTTTAGAGCATATAAAGTAGGTACTGACATTATGAAGGGAATGGAAATTCCGGAAGACGCACCGCGTGCGGTTTACGAGATGTCATTCTACTATGACGTAAACGGTGAGGAACGCAAGTTTAGCGATAAAGAATTAACTAAACTGCCTGAAGGGGCTAAGTTTATCAGAAGAGAAGACAAACTTATTTCTGAAGGTTTCCAACCGGCTATTCACGACTTGTCTATGGATAAAGATGGTGAGGATTTCCTTGGTGAAATGCTTGCTGAACCTAAGTTAGTGTGGATTATTGCTTATGACTTAACGCGCGCTGACGAAAAAGGTTTAGAGGCGATGAAGGACTTTGCTAATAAAGCGATTGTCAACGGATACATCGTAGCGGGTATGTCTGCTTCTGCTCAAAACTTGGTGGAAGATGTTCAAAAGAAATACAACTTGCCTTTTGACTTCTACTCTTGTGATGGTACGACTTTAAAGACTATCGAACGCGGTAATCCAAGTATCGTTGTCCTTGAAAATGGCGTAATTGTAGAGAAAAAACACTGGAACGACAGAGAAAAAGTAACCCTTAAATAA